The following are encoded together in the Equus quagga isolate Etosha38 chromosome 1, UCLA_HA_Equagga_1.0, whole genome shotgun sequence genome:
- the BBLN gene encoding bublin coiled-coil protein isoform X2 has translation MELYSLVGETDQHTDNHGRQSGEYAAINSMLDQINSCLDHLEEKNDHLHARLQELLESNRQTRLEFQQQLGEAPSDASP, from the exons ATGGAGCTCTACAGTCTGGTAGGGGAGACAGACCAGCACACAGATAATCACGGCAGGCAATCCGGAG aATACGCTGCCATCAACTCCATGTTGGACCAGATCAACTCCTGTCTGGACCACCTGGAGGAGAAGAACGACCACCTCCACGCCCGCCTCCAGGAGTTGCTTGAGTCCAACCGGCAGACGCGCCTTGAGTTCCAGCAGCAGCTCGGGGAGGCCCCCAGCGATGCCAGCCCCTAG